In the genome of Parus major isolate Abel chromosome 2, Parus_major1.1, whole genome shotgun sequence, one region contains:
- the TMEM65 gene encoding transmembrane protein 65 isoform X3: MSAWLGRAALLLGRPGGPAAVPSSCLGSLRGPRCCCRRRLGSLRGGAQGLLLPRGSRALGTHPKKEPMEALNTAQGARDFIYSLHSTERSCLLRELHRFESIAIAQDPISARGGCQQYGETWAHQEPNGASSSAHSQAYHQKDAVPPANCPSTKYDRTHYLWPPLMAEAAGKPILCCSCYAEGRSSEKLEVAPPSPGQLRHVFFHNALPFVGFGFLDNAIMIAAGTQIELSIGVVLGISTMAAAALGNLVSDLAGLGLAGYVEALASRLGLSIPDLTPKQADMWQTRLSAHLASMW, from the exons ATGTCGGCGTGGCTCGGCCGGGCGGCGCTGCTGCTGGGGCGGCCGGGGGGCCCCGCCGCCGTCCCCTCGTCCTGCTTGGGCTCGCTGCGGGGCCCGCggtgctgctgccgccgccgcctgGGCAGCCTGCGGGGCGGcgcccaggggctgctcctcccGCGGGGGTCGCGGGCGCTCGGCACCCACCCGAAGAAGGAGCCGATGGAGGCGCTGAACACAGCGCAGGGCGCCCGCGACTTCATCTACAGCCTGCACTCCACCGAGCGGAGCTGCCTGCTGCGGGAGCTCCACCGCTTCGAGTCCATCGCCATCGCCCAAG ACCCCATATCAGCTAGGGGAGGCTGTCAGCAATATGGGGAGACCTGGGCACATCAAGAACCAAATGGGGCAAGTTCCTCAGCCCATTCCCAGGCCTACCACCAGAAGGATGCAGTTCCACCAGCTAATTGCCCTAGCACGAAATATGACAGGACACACTATCTGTGGCCTCCGCTAATGGCAGAGGCTGCGGGGAAACCCAtcctttgctgcagctgctaCGCTGAAGGACGGTCCTCAG AGAAGTTGGAGGTTGCGCCACCATCTCCAGGACAACTGAGACATG TGTTCTTCCACAATGCATTACCTTTTGTAGGGTTTGGATTTTTGGATAACGCAATTATGATTGCTGCG ggaaCCCAGATAGAGTTGTCAATTGGAGTTGTCTTAGGAATTTCAACTATGGCAG ctgcagctttgggaaaCCTTGTTTCAGATTTAGCTGGACTGGG TCTTGCAGGTTATGTAGAAGCTTTGGCTTCACGACTGGGTCTGTCAATCCCTGACCTGACACCCAAACAGGCTGACATGTGGCAGACCCGTCTCAGTGCACACTTG
- the TMEM65 gene encoding transmembrane protein 65 isoform X5 translates to MSAWLGRAALLLGRPGGPAAVPSSCLGSLRGPRCCCRRRLGSLRGGAQGLLLPRGSRALGTHPKKEPMEALNTAQGARDFIYSLHSTERSCLLRELHRFESIAIAQEKLEVAPPSPGQLRHVFFHNALPFVGFGFLDNAIMIAAGTQIELSIGVVLGISTMAAAALGNLVSDLAGLGLAGYVEALASRLGLSIPDLTPKQADMWQTRLSAHLGKAIGVTIGCILGMFPLLFFGEEEEKLEEK, encoded by the exons ATGTCGGCGTGGCTCGGCCGGGCGGCGCTGCTGCTGGGGCGGCCGGGGGGCCCCGCCGCCGTCCCCTCGTCCTGCTTGGGCTCGCTGCGGGGCCCGCggtgctgctgccgccgccgcctgGGCAGCCTGCGGGGCGGcgcccaggggctgctcctcccGCGGGGGTCGCGGGCGCTCGGCACCCACCCGAAGAAGGAGCCGATGGAGGCGCTGAACACAGCGCAGGGCGCCCGCGACTTCATCTACAGCCTGCACTCCACCGAGCGGAGCTGCCTGCTGCGGGAGCTCCACCGCTTCGAGTCCATCGCCATCGCCCAAG AGAAGTTGGAGGTTGCGCCACCATCTCCAGGACAACTGAGACATG TGTTCTTCCACAATGCATTACCTTTTGTAGGGTTTGGATTTTTGGATAACGCAATTATGATTGCTGCG ggaaCCCAGATAGAGTTGTCAATTGGAGTTGTCTTAGGAATTTCAACTATGGCAG ctgcagctttgggaaaCCTTGTTTCAGATTTAGCTGGACTGGG TCTTGCAGGTTATGTAGAAGCTTTGGCTTCACGACTGGGTCTGTCAATCCCTGACCTGACACCCAAACAGGCTGACATGTGGCAGACCCGTCTCAGTGCACACTTG GGTAAAGCTATTGGAGTGACCATTGGCTGCATTTTAGGAATGTTTCCCTTGTTGTTCTTTGGCgaggaggaagaaaaactggaagaaaaataa
- the TMEM65 gene encoding transmembrane protein 65 isoform X2: MSAWLGRAALLLGRPGGPAAVPSSCLGSLRGPRCCCRRRLGSLRGGAQGLLLPRGSRALGTHPKKEPMEALNTAQGARDFIYSLHSTERSCLLRELHRFESIAIAQDPISARGGCQQYGETWAHQEPNGASSSAHSQAYHQKDAVPPANCPSTKYDRTHYLWPPLMAEAAGKPILCCSCYAEGRSSEKLEVAPPSPGQLRHVFFHNALPFVGFGFLDNAIMIAAGTQIELSIGVVLGISTMAAAALGNLVSDLAGLGLAGYVEALASRLGLSIPDLTPKQADMWQTRLSAHLGLQEKLRALEGCRGEV, from the exons ATGTCGGCGTGGCTCGGCCGGGCGGCGCTGCTGCTGGGGCGGCCGGGGGGCCCCGCCGCCGTCCCCTCGTCCTGCTTGGGCTCGCTGCGGGGCCCGCggtgctgctgccgccgccgcctgGGCAGCCTGCGGGGCGGcgcccaggggctgctcctcccGCGGGGGTCGCGGGCGCTCGGCACCCACCCGAAGAAGGAGCCGATGGAGGCGCTGAACACAGCGCAGGGCGCCCGCGACTTCATCTACAGCCTGCACTCCACCGAGCGGAGCTGCCTGCTGCGGGAGCTCCACCGCTTCGAGTCCATCGCCATCGCCCAAG ACCCCATATCAGCTAGGGGAGGCTGTCAGCAATATGGGGAGACCTGGGCACATCAAGAACCAAATGGGGCAAGTTCCTCAGCCCATTCCCAGGCCTACCACCAGAAGGATGCAGTTCCACCAGCTAATTGCCCTAGCACGAAATATGACAGGACACACTATCTGTGGCCTCCGCTAATGGCAGAGGCTGCGGGGAAACCCAtcctttgctgcagctgctaCGCTGAAGGACGGTCCTCAG AGAAGTTGGAGGTTGCGCCACCATCTCCAGGACAACTGAGACATG TGTTCTTCCACAATGCATTACCTTTTGTAGGGTTTGGATTTTTGGATAACGCAATTATGATTGCTGCG ggaaCCCAGATAGAGTTGTCAATTGGAGTTGTCTTAGGAATTTCAACTATGGCAG ctgcagctttgggaaaCCTTGTTTCAGATTTAGCTGGACTGGG TCTTGCAGGTTATGTAGAAGCTTTGGCTTCACGACTGGGTCTGTCAATCCCTGACCTGACACCCAAACAGGCTGACATGTGGCAGACCCGTCTCAGTGCACACTTG
- the TMEM65 gene encoding transmembrane protein 65 isoform X1, translated as MSAWLGRAALLLGRPGGPAAVPSSCLGSLRGPRCCCRRRLGSLRGGAQGLLLPRGSRALGTHPKKEPMEALNTAQGARDFIYSLHSTERSCLLRELHRFESIAIAQDPISARGGCQQYGETWAHQEPNGASSSAHSQAYHQKDAVPPANCPSTKYDRTHYLWPPLMAEAAGKPILCCSCYAEGRSSEKLEVAPPSPGQLRHVFFHNALPFVGFGFLDNAIMIAAGTQIELSIGVVLGISTMAAAALGNLVSDLAGLGLAGYVEALASRLGLSIPDLTPKQADMWQTRLSAHLGKAIGVTIGCILGMFPLLFFGEEEEKLEEK; from the exons ATGTCGGCGTGGCTCGGCCGGGCGGCGCTGCTGCTGGGGCGGCCGGGGGGCCCCGCCGCCGTCCCCTCGTCCTGCTTGGGCTCGCTGCGGGGCCCGCggtgctgctgccgccgccgcctgGGCAGCCTGCGGGGCGGcgcccaggggctgctcctcccGCGGGGGTCGCGGGCGCTCGGCACCCACCCGAAGAAGGAGCCGATGGAGGCGCTGAACACAGCGCAGGGCGCCCGCGACTTCATCTACAGCCTGCACTCCACCGAGCGGAGCTGCCTGCTGCGGGAGCTCCACCGCTTCGAGTCCATCGCCATCGCCCAAG ACCCCATATCAGCTAGGGGAGGCTGTCAGCAATATGGGGAGACCTGGGCACATCAAGAACCAAATGGGGCAAGTTCCTCAGCCCATTCCCAGGCCTACCACCAGAAGGATGCAGTTCCACCAGCTAATTGCCCTAGCACGAAATATGACAGGACACACTATCTGTGGCCTCCGCTAATGGCAGAGGCTGCGGGGAAACCCAtcctttgctgcagctgctaCGCTGAAGGACGGTCCTCAG AGAAGTTGGAGGTTGCGCCACCATCTCCAGGACAACTGAGACATG TGTTCTTCCACAATGCATTACCTTTTGTAGGGTTTGGATTTTTGGATAACGCAATTATGATTGCTGCG ggaaCCCAGATAGAGTTGTCAATTGGAGTTGTCTTAGGAATTTCAACTATGGCAG ctgcagctttgggaaaCCTTGTTTCAGATTTAGCTGGACTGGG TCTTGCAGGTTATGTAGAAGCTTTGGCTTCACGACTGGGTCTGTCAATCCCTGACCTGACACCCAAACAGGCTGACATGTGGCAGACCCGTCTCAGTGCACACTTG GGTAAAGCTATTGGAGTGACCATTGGCTGCATTTTAGGAATGTTTCCCTTGTTGTTCTTTGGCgaggaggaagaaaaactggaagaaaaataa
- the TMEM65 gene encoding transmembrane protein 65 isoform X4 produces the protein MSAWLGRAALLLGRPGGPAAVPSSCLGSLRGPRCCCRRRLGSLRGGAQGLLLPRGSRALGTHPKKEPMEALNTAQGARDFIYSLHSTERSCLLRELHRFESIAIAQAFRYPKPLVPLEKPAEEVESPESTSTFEKLEVAPPSPGQLRHVFFHNALPFVGFGFLDNAIMIAAGTQIELSIGVVLGISTMAAAALGNLVSDLAGLGLAGYVEALASRLGLSIPDLTPKQADMWQTRLSAHLGKAIGVTIGCILGMFPLLFFGEEEEKLEEK, from the exons ATGTCGGCGTGGCTCGGCCGGGCGGCGCTGCTGCTGGGGCGGCCGGGGGGCCCCGCCGCCGTCCCCTCGTCCTGCTTGGGCTCGCTGCGGGGCCCGCggtgctgctgccgccgccgcctgGGCAGCCTGCGGGGCGGcgcccaggggctgctcctcccGCGGGGGTCGCGGGCGCTCGGCACCCACCCGAAGAAGGAGCCGATGGAGGCGCTGAACACAGCGCAGGGCGCCCGCGACTTCATCTACAGCCTGCACTCCACCGAGCGGAGCTGCCTGCTGCGGGAGCTCCACCGCTTCGAGTCCATCGCCATCGCCCAAG CATTCAGGTATCCTAAACCACTGGTACCACTTGAGAAGCCAGCAGAGGAGGTAGAGTCACCAGAGTCGACCAGTACATTTG AGAAGTTGGAGGTTGCGCCACCATCTCCAGGACAACTGAGACATG TGTTCTTCCACAATGCATTACCTTTTGTAGGGTTTGGATTTTTGGATAACGCAATTATGATTGCTGCG ggaaCCCAGATAGAGTTGTCAATTGGAGTTGTCTTAGGAATTTCAACTATGGCAG ctgcagctttgggaaaCCTTGTTTCAGATTTAGCTGGACTGGG TCTTGCAGGTTATGTAGAAGCTTTGGCTTCACGACTGGGTCTGTCAATCCCTGACCTGACACCCAAACAGGCTGACATGTGGCAGACCCGTCTCAGTGCACACTTG GGTAAAGCTATTGGAGTGACCATTGGCTGCATTTTAGGAATGTTTCCCTTGTTGTTCTTTGGCgaggaggaagaaaaactggaagaaaaataa